A portion of the Streptomyces erythrochromogenes genome contains these proteins:
- a CDS encoding ankyrin repeat domain-containing protein, which yields MSDYWTPAHQAVEQEDAETLARLLGEGADPDEVFSNMTLLTHAIDTEGDGSWQTGEPLTVHTTAVLLAFGADPELAAPGGRTPLEQASQYGHHLALNLLRAHIRRRGAGNR from the coding sequence ATGAGTGACTACTGGACCCCTGCCCATCAGGCAGTGGAGCAAGAGGATGCTGAGACCTTGGCTCGGCTGCTGGGCGAAGGGGCCGATCCCGATGAGGTCTTCAGCAACATGACGTTGCTGACGCACGCGATCGATACCGAGGGCGATGGATCCTGGCAGACGGGCGAGCCTCTGACGGTTCACACCACAGCGGTACTGCTGGCTTTTGGCGCTGACCCCGAGCTGGCAGCTCCCGGCGGCCGTACGCCTCTGGAGCAGGCGAGTCAGTACGGCCACCACTTGGCGTTGAACTTGCTGCGAGCCCACATCAGGAGGCGAGGCGCCGGAAACAGATGA
- a CDS encoding lactococcin 972 family bacteriocin: protein MKRFGKTAVFAAATAALASGVFATPATAAAEVGVGSSQSSTISLHTRGDGTQAPAELGDPKELGVVKLVLTEPAKMGSKKPAARSVSANSVSPLSVVQAGGGTWSYGWQARDNRKYCYSNYYHGSVKHSSTVNIAGIIVKDTKPAGQTTNANHTAGLAYTCYTYYAKY from the coding sequence GTGAAGAGGTTCGGTAAAACTGCGGTTTTCGCTGCTGCGACTGCAGCACTGGCTTCTGGCGTCTTCGCCACGCCGGCCACCGCCGCCGCCGAAGTTGGCGTCGGTTCGTCGCAGAGCAGCACCATCTCCCTCCATACCCGCGGAGACGGTACCCAAGCGCCTGCGGAGCTGGGCGACCCCAAGGAATTGGGGGTGGTGAAGCTCGTACTCACCGAGCCGGCGAAAATGGGCAGTAAGAAGCCGGCCGCCAGGTCGGTCTCGGCTAACAGCGTTAGCCCGCTGAGCGTCGTCCAAGCCGGCGGTGGGACGTGGAGCTACGGCTGGCAAGCGCGAGACAATCGCAAGTACTGCTACTCGAACTATTACCACGGCAGCGTGAAGCACAGTTCGACCGTGAACATCGCCGGGATAATAGTGAAGGACACCAAGCCTGCCGGACAAACCACCAACGCCAACCACACGGCGGGCCTTGCTTACACTTGCTACACCTACTACGCCAAGTACTAA
- a CDS encoding IS5 family transposase (programmed frameshift): protein MGIVERLVPDSLWELFQAAMPEPPVRPQGGGRRRADDRAVLAAILFVATSGCAWRQLPPVFGASWQTVHRRFTDWTTARVWAKLHRVILDELGANGDLDWSRCAIDSVSVRALKRGTLTGPNPTDRGKKGSKIHLLTDRNGLPMSLGISGANTHDSQGLEPLVRGIPPIRSRRGPRRRRPGKLHGDKGYDYDHLRKWLRARNITPRIARRGVESSERLGRHRWVVERTMAWLNGFRRLHRRYEQRAEHFLGFAAIACALICFRRLAS, encoded by the exons ATGGGGATAGTCGAACGGCTGGTGCCGGATTCGCTGTGGGAGCTGTTTCAAGCAGCGATGCCAGAGCCTCCTGTACGTCCGCAGGGTGGTGGGCGGCGCCGGGCTGATGACCGGGCCGTACTGGCTGCGATCTTGTTCGTGGCTACCTCCGGCTGCGCCTGGCGGCAGCTCCCTCCGGTCTTCGGTGCCTCCTGGCAGACCGTGCATCGTCGCTTCACCGACTGGACGACCGCACGAGTCTGGGCCAAGCTCCACCGCGTGATCCTGGACGAGCTCGGCGCTAACGGCGACCTCGACTGGTCCAGGTGCGCGATCGACTCGGTCAGTGTTCGTGCCCTCA AAAGGGGGACTTTGACGGGACCGAATCCGACCGATCGCGGCAAGAAGGGATCGAAAATCCACCTGCTGACCGATCGCAACGGACTGCCCATGTCACTCGGGATCTCCGGTGCGAACACCCACGACAGTCAGGGCCTTGAGCCTCTGGTACGCGGAATACCGCCCATCCGCTCACGCCGCGGACCACGCCGTCGAAGGCCTGGAAAACTGCATGGCGACAAGGGCTACGACTATGACCACCTGCGCAAATGGCTGCGCGCCCGCAACATCACGCCCCGCATCGCCCGCCGAGGCGTTGAGTCCTCCGAGCGCCTCGGCCGGCACCGCTGGGTCGTAGAGCGGACCATGGCGTGGCTGAACGGGTTCCGGCGCTTGCACCGCCGGTACGAACAGCGCGCCGAACATTTCCTCGGCTTCGCCGCAATCGCCTGCGCCCTCATCTGTTTCCGGCGCCTCGCCTCCTGA